In Mus musculus strain C57BL/6J chromosome 14, GRCm38.p6 C57BL/6J, the following are encoded in one genomic region:
- the Lrit1 gene encoding leucine-rich repeat, immunoglobulin-like domain and transmembrane domain-containing protein 1 isoform X1 produces MNRTEEQELGLVAKLLKKQRQEDYKSKGARLTHLNSKRTVVCSDPDLTLPPASIPPDTCKLRLERTAIRRVPGETFRPLSRLEQLWLPYNALSELSALMLRGLRRLRELRLPGNRLVTFPWAALRDTPQLQLLDLQANRLSTLPPEAAHFLENLTFLDLSNNQLMRLPEELLDVWAHLKTGPFLSGHHARLILGLQDNPWVCDCRLYDLVHLLDGWVSSNLIFIEARLRCASPRSLAGVAFSQLELRKCQSPELRPGVTSIISPLGSTVLLRCGATGIPGPEMSWRRANGRPLNGTVHQEVSSDGSSWTLLDLPVVSLFDSGDYICQAKNFLGASETLISLIVTEPQTSTGYSGIPGVLWARTGEGAEAAAYNNKLVARHVPHMPEHVALATKPSMPSIKEELALQNFQMDVPGEFSREPSEHQEAQMVRSLKVVGDTYHSVSLVWKAPQAGNTTAFSVLYAVFGHRDMRRMTVEPGKTSVTIEGLAPKTKYVACVCVRGLVPTKEQCVIFSTDEVVDAEGTQRLINMVVISVAAIIALPPTLLVCCGALRRRCHKCRTGGSAEASGAYVNLERLGHSEDSSEVLSRSSLSEGDRLLSARSSLDSQVLGVRGGRRINEYFC; encoded by the exons GACAGTGGTGTGCAGCGACCCTGACTTGACTCTGCCTCCAGCTTCGATTCCTCCAGACACCTGCAAGCTGCGCTTAGAGAGAACCGCCATTCGCAGGGTGCCGGGAGAGACCTTCAGGCCTCTCAGCCGCCTGGAGCAGCTGTGGCTACCTTACAATGCTCTCAGTGAGCTTAGTGCCCTCATGCTCAGGGGCCTGAGACGCCTACGAGAGCTGCGGCTGCCTGGGAACCGCCTGGTCACGTTCCCCTGGGCTGCGCTGAGGGACACTCCGCAGCTGCAGCTGCTGGACCTGCAGGCCAATCGCCTCTCGACCTTGCCACCCGAGGCTGCACACTTCCTGGAGAACCTTACTTTCCTGGACCTGTCCAATAACCAGCTGATGAGGCTTCCTGAGGAGCTACTGGACGTGTGGGCTCACCTGAAGACCGGGCCCTTCCTTTCCGGCCATCATGCCAGGCTAATCTTAG GGCTTCAGGACAACCCCTGGGTGTGTGACTGTCGGCTCTATGACCTGGTTCATCTTCTAGATGGCTGGGTTTCTTCAAACCTGATCTTCATCGAGGCTAGACTGAGATGTGCCAGTCCACGCAGCCTGGCTGGAGTGGCCTTCAgccagctggagctaagaaagtgTCAGAGCCCAGAGCTCCGTCCAGGGGTGACCAGCATCATATCCCCTTTGGGTAGCACAGTATTGCTACGTTGTGGAGCAACTGGGATCCCAGGACCTGAGATGAGCTGGAGAAGGGCCAATGGACGACCACTCAATGGCACAG TACACCAGGAAGTCTCCAGTGACGGCTCAAGTTGGACTTTGCTAGATTTGCCTGTTGTGTCTCTCTTTGACTCTGGGGACTACATCTGCCAAGCCAAGAACTTCCTGGGAGCTTCTGAAACCCTGATCTCCTTGATTGTCACTGAGCCACAGACTTCTACCGGATACAGTGGGATTCCAGGTGTCCTGTGGGCAAGAACAGGGGAGGGGGCAGAAGCTGCTGCCTACAACAACAAGCTGGTGGCCAGGCATGTTCCTCATATGCCCGagcatgtagccctggctaccaaGCCCTCAATGCCCAGCATAAAGGAGGAGCTGGCTCTCCAGAACTTTCAGATGGATGTCCCAGGAGAGTTCTCCAGAGAGCCATCAGAACACCAGGAGGCACAGATGGTCAGGTCTCTCAAGGTAGTAGGAGATACTTACCACAGTGTGTCTTTGGTGTGGAAGGCCCCTCAAGCTGGGAACACAACCGCCTTTAGTGTCCTTTATGCAGTCTTTGGGCATCGAGACATGAGAAGGATGACTGTGGAGCCTGGGAAGACTAGTGTCACTATCGAGGGACTTGCTCCAAAGACCAAGTATgtggcatgtgtctgtgtgcgggGCTTGGTGCCTACGAAGGAGCAATGTGTCATCTTCTCTACTGATGAGGTAGTGGATGCAGAGGGCACCCAGCGACTCATCAACATGGTGGTGATCAGCGTGGCCGCCATCATCGCGCTGCCTCCCACCCTGCTGGTTTGCTGTGGGGCTCTCCGAAGACGCTGCCACAAGTGCCGCACTGGGGGTTCTGCAGAGGCCTCTGGGGCCTATGTTAATTTGGAAAGACTGGGCCATAGTGAGGACAGCTCAGAAGTTCTGTCCAGGAGCAGCCTCAGTGAGGGAGATAGGCTTCTCTCAGCCCGTTCCAGCCTGGACTCCCAGGTCTTGGGTGTCAGGGGCGGCAGACGCATCAATGAGTACTTCTGCTGA
- the Lrit1 gene encoding leucine-rich repeat, immunoglobulin-like domain and transmembrane domain-containing protein 1 precursor, whose translation MWVALGMLWLLALGGPHQAWGFCPSECSCSLRILSDGSKARTVVCSDPDLTLPPASIPPDTCKLRLERTAIRRVPGETFRPLSRLEQLWLPYNALSELSALMLRGLRRLRELRLPGNRLVTFPWAALRDTPQLQLLDLQANRLSTLPPEAAHFLENLTFLDLSNNQLMRLPEELLDVWAHLKTGPFLSGHHARLILGLQDNPWVCDCRLYDLVHLLDGWVSSNLIFIEARLRCASPRSLAGVAFSQLELRKCQSPELRPGVTSIISPLGSTVLLRCGATGIPGPEMSWRRANGRPLNGTVHQEVSSDGSSWTLLDLPVVSLFDSGDYICQAKNFLGASETLISLIVTEPQTSTGYSGIPGVLWARTGEGAEAAAYNNKLVARHVPHMPEHVALATKPSMPSIKEELALQNFQMDVPGEFSREPSEHQEAQMVRSLKVVGDTYHSVSLVWKAPQAGNTTAFSVLYAVFGHRDMRRMTVEPGKTSVTIEGLAPKTKYVACVCVRGLVPTKEQCVIFSTDEVVDAEGTQRLINMVVISVAAIIALPPTLLVCCGALRRRCHKCRTGGSAEASGAYVNLERLGHSEDSSEVLSRSSLSEGDRLLSARSSLDSQVLGVRGGRRINEYFC comes from the exons GACAGTGGTGTGCAGCGACCCTGACTTGACTCTGCCTCCAGCTTCGATTCCTCCAGACACCTGCAAGCTGCGCTTAGAGAGAACCGCCATTCGCAGGGTGCCGGGAGAGACCTTCAGGCCTCTCAGCCGCCTGGAGCAGCTGTGGCTACCTTACAATGCTCTCAGTGAGCTTAGTGCCCTCATGCTCAGGGGCCTGAGACGCCTACGAGAGCTGCGGCTGCCTGGGAACCGCCTGGTCACGTTCCCCTGGGCTGCGCTGAGGGACACTCCGCAGCTGCAGCTGCTGGACCTGCAGGCCAATCGCCTCTCGACCTTGCCACCCGAGGCTGCACACTTCCTGGAGAACCTTACTTTCCTGGACCTGTCCAATAACCAGCTGATGAGGCTTCCTGAGGAGCTACTGGACGTGTGGGCTCACCTGAAGACCGGGCCCTTCCTTTCCGGCCATCATGCCAGGCTAATCTTAG GGCTTCAGGACAACCCCTGGGTGTGTGACTGTCGGCTCTATGACCTGGTTCATCTTCTAGATGGCTGGGTTTCTTCAAACCTGATCTTCATCGAGGCTAGACTGAGATGTGCCAGTCCACGCAGCCTGGCTGGAGTGGCCTTCAgccagctggagctaagaaagtgTCAGAGCCCAGAGCTCCGTCCAGGGGTGACCAGCATCATATCCCCTTTGGGTAGCACAGTATTGCTACGTTGTGGAGCAACTGGGATCCCAGGACCTGAGATGAGCTGGAGAAGGGCCAATGGACGACCACTCAATGGCACAG TACACCAGGAAGTCTCCAGTGACGGCTCAAGTTGGACTTTGCTAGATTTGCCTGTTGTGTCTCTCTTTGACTCTGGGGACTACATCTGCCAAGCCAAGAACTTCCTGGGAGCTTCTGAAACCCTGATCTCCTTGATTGTCACTGAGCCACAGACTTCTACCGGATACAGTGGGATTCCAGGTGTCCTGTGGGCAAGAACAGGGGAGGGGGCAGAAGCTGCTGCCTACAACAACAAGCTGGTGGCCAGGCATGTTCCTCATATGCCCGagcatgtagccctggctaccaaGCCCTCAATGCCCAGCATAAAGGAGGAGCTGGCTCTCCAGAACTTTCAGATGGATGTCCCAGGAGAGTTCTCCAGAGAGCCATCAGAACACCAGGAGGCACAGATGGTCAGGTCTCTCAAGGTAGTAGGAGATACTTACCACAGTGTGTCTTTGGTGTGGAAGGCCCCTCAAGCTGGGAACACAACCGCCTTTAGTGTCCTTTATGCAGTCTTTGGGCATCGAGACATGAGAAGGATGACTGTGGAGCCTGGGAAGACTAGTGTCACTATCGAGGGACTTGCTCCAAAGACCAAGTATgtggcatgtgtctgtgtgcgggGCTTGGTGCCTACGAAGGAGCAATGTGTCATCTTCTCTACTGATGAGGTAGTGGATGCAGAGGGCACCCAGCGACTCATCAACATGGTGGTGATCAGCGTGGCCGCCATCATCGCGCTGCCTCCCACCCTGCTGGTTTGCTGTGGGGCTCTCCGAAGACGCTGCCACAAGTGCCGCACTGGGGGTTCTGCAGAGGCCTCTGGGGCCTATGTTAATTTGGAAAGACTGGGCCATAGTGAGGACAGCTCAGAAGTTCTGTCCAGGAGCAGCCTCAGTGAGGGAGATAGGCTTCTCTCAGCCCGTTCCAGCCTGGACTCCCAGGTCTTGGGTGTCAGGGGCGGCAGACGCATCAATGAGTACTTCTGCTGA